From the genome of Pseudobacteroides sp., one region includes:
- a CDS encoding C40 family peptidase, with protein sequence MKKKFFIMLAFLAMILAFSISTAHADYYTDGILLYEGKSGTEVTNLQKDLKSLGYFIGEPNGYFGSYTEQTVIKFQKDNYLSQDGVVGRKTAREIKVDRISQTAKTYIGVPYLWGGSSPSGFDCSGFTQYVMQKNNIALSRTTAVQYTEGTWVNKANLQQGDLVFFSTYKPGPSHVGIYLGNNKFIHASSSMGISITDLSNSYFAPRYIGAKRILA encoded by the coding sequence GTGAAAAAGAAGTTTTTTATTATGTTGGCTTTTTTAGCCATGATATTGGCTTTTTCTATAAGTACGGCACATGCCGATTATTATACTGACGGTATTTTGCTTTATGAAGGAAAAAGTGGTACTGAAGTTACAAATCTACAAAAGGATTTGAAAAGCCTGGGATACTTTATAGGAGAACCAAACGGGTATTTTGGAAGTTATACAGAGCAAACGGTTATAAAGTTTCAAAAGGATAACTACCTATCCCAGGATGGTGTTGTGGGCCGTAAAACAGCACGAGAAATTAAGGTTGACAGGATATCACAAACAGCAAAAACCTATATTGGTGTCCCATATTTATGGGGCGGATCATCTCCGTCAGGATTTGACTGCTCGGGATTTACCCAATATGTAATGCAAAAAAACAATATAGCACTATCGAGAACAACTGCTGTACAGTACACCGAGGGTACATGGGTGAATAAAGCAAATTTACAGCAAGGTGATCTTGTATTCTTTTCAACCTATAAACCAGGACCTTCACATGTAGGTATTTACCTGGGTAATAATAAATTCATTCACGCGAGCTCAAGTATGGGAATCTCTATAACGGATCTCAGCAACAGTTACTTTGCTCCGCGTTATATTGGTGCAAAAAGAATTTTAGCTTAA
- a CDS encoding MerR family transcriptional regulator, with the protein MEYTVQKLGKMAGISSRTLRYYDEIGILKPARVNSSGYRIYGKQEVSRLQQILFYRELGVSLEDIKDILTSPSFDSTEALQEHRRKLLAKREQLDLLIANVDKTIAESEGRIMMSDKEKFEGFKQKLIEENEKKYGKEVREKYGDEQAERSNKIFKNMTKEQYDEFEKLGTDIIDTLKAAFATGDPAGELAQKAADLHRQWLSFAWGSYTKEAHAGVAQMYIDDERFTAYYDKEQPGLAVFLRDAVLIYTGTKI; encoded by the coding sequence ATGGAATATACAGTACAAAAGCTAGGGAAAATGGCGGGAATAAGCTCTAGGACATTACGTTATTATGATGAAATAGGCATCCTTAAGCCGGCAAGGGTCAATTCTTCAGGATATCGAATTTATGGAAAGCAGGAAGTATCAAGGCTTCAGCAGATACTTTTTTATAGAGAGCTGGGTGTAAGCCTGGAAGATATAAAAGATATTTTAACTTCACCGTCATTTGACAGCACTGAAGCATTGCAAGAACATCGTAGAAAACTTCTGGCAAAACGGGAACAATTAGACTTGTTGATTGCTAATGTTGACAAAACAATAGCAGAATCAGAAGGGAGAATAATGATGAGTGACAAGGAAAAATTCGAAGGCTTTAAACAGAAATTAATTGAAGAGAATGAGAAAAAATACGGAAAAGAAGTCAGAGAAAAATATGGAGACGAGCAGGCTGAAAGGTCAAATAAAATATTTAAAAATATGACCAAGGAGCAGTATGATGAATTTGAAAAGTTAGGCACAGACATTATTGATACACTGAAGGCAGCATTTGCAACAGGCGATCCAGCCGGTGAACTTGCACAAAAGGCTGCAGATTTACACCGCCAATGGCTTAGCTTTGCATGGGGAAGCTATACAAAAGAAGCACATGCAGGTGTTGCTCAAATGTATATCGATGATGAGAGATTTACAGCCTATTACGACAAAGAACAGCCTGGTTTGGCGGTATTTTTAAGAGATGCTGTTTTGATTTACACCGGAACAAAGATTTAG